Proteins encoded in a region of the Bacteroidota bacterium genome:
- a CDS encoding T9SS type A sorting domain-containing protein produces the protein MGSRTYGDWGGLILLGNAPINDPAGEKVIEGGLDAVKGLYGGTDAADNSGILEFVRIEFPGIAFQPNNEINGLTCGGVGSGTVLNHIQVSYSGDDSYEFFGGTVNAKNLIAYRGVDDDFDTDFGFSGNLQFIVALRDSNVADVSGSNGFESDNDATGSTNTPLTHATISNATIVGPLVDASTAINSNYKRGAHIRRSSEESLYNSIITGYPVGLLIDGTNCETSAIAGGLEIKNSVLAGCLTNFAVASGSAWDLAGWYGTGLFANEVLTNVSDVMLTAPHNYSAPDFLPQAATSMLFGADFTATRLTNSFFDAVTYRGAFGTTDWTTGWANWTPETNNYILSVNTINSISSLEVFPNPIAEQVSVNLNLEKSESISFVINDLTGRAVTELSTKAFSAGSNKFTINTSDLSKGIYMLVLSTSTGQRTVRLIK, from the coding sequence TTGGGTTCAAGAACCTATGGTGACTGGGGTGGATTGATTTTATTGGGAAATGCACCGATCAATGATCCTGCTGGAGAAAAAGTTATCGAAGGTGGTCTGGATGCTGTAAAAGGACTTTACGGTGGAACAGATGCAGCTGACAATTCAGGAATTCTTGAATTTGTACGCATTGAATTTCCGGGTATCGCTTTTCAACCGAATAATGAAATCAATGGACTAACATGTGGTGGAGTAGGAAGTGGAACTGTGTTGAATCACATTCAGGTAAGTTACAGTGGTGATGATTCATATGAATTCTTTGGTGGTACAGTAAATGCAAAAAACCTAATTGCATACAGAGGAGTTGACGATGATTTTGATACAGACTTTGGTTTTTCAGGAAATCTGCAGTTTATAGTAGCACTTCGTGATAGCAATGTTGCTGACGTTTCAGGTTCAAACGGTTTTGAAAGTGATAATGATGCTACCGGATCAACAAATACACCTTTAACTCATGCTACAATTTCAAATGCAACTATCGTTGGACCACTGGTGGATGCTTCAACTGCAATTAACAGCAATTATAAACGTGGTGCACACATTCGTCGTAGCTCAGAAGAGTCACTTTATAATTCAATTATTACAGGTTATCCTGTTGGTTTGCTTATTGATGGTACAAATTGTGAAACGAGTGCTATTGCAGGTGGACTTGAAATCAAGAATTCAGTACTTGCAGGTTGTCTTACAAACTTTGCAGTAGCAAGTGGTAGTGCATGGGATCTTGCAGGATGGTATGGTACAGGTTTATTCGCAAATGAAGTACTGACTAATGTAAGTGATGTAATGTTAACAGCTCCACATAATTACTCAGCACCTGATTTCCTTCCACAGGCTGCTACATCAATGCTTTTTGGAGCAGATTTCACAGCAACACGCTTAACAAATTCATTCTTTGATGCAGTTACTTACAGAGGTGCATTCGGTACAACAGACTGGACAACCGGTTGGGCAAACTGGACTCCGGAAACGAATAATTATATCCTTTCGGTAAATACAATCAACAGTATTTCTTCTTTGGAAGTATTCCCGAATCCAATCGCTGAACAAGTGAGTGTAAATTTGAATCTTGAGAAATCAGAATCAATTTCATTCGTGATCAACGATCTTACAGGTAGAGCTGTAACAGAATTGTCTACTAAAGCTTTCAGTGCAGGTTCAAATAAATTCACGATCAATACAAGTGATCTTTCAAAAGGAATTTATATGCTGGTACTTTCAACTTCTACAGGACAAAGAACAGTTAGATTGATAAAATAA